The following nucleotide sequence is from Futiania mangrovi.
CGACTACAACGGCTACATGATGGTGACGAAGCCGACGAAGCGCTTCACCGACGCCCAGGGCCGCGAGAAGATCAAGGGCAACATGGACATCGAGCTTGCGATCGATGCCATGGAGATGGCGGAGCATCTCGACCACATCGTCATCTTTTCCGGCGACGGCGATTTCCGCAGCCTTGTCGAGGCGGTGCAGCGCAAGGGCGTGCGCGTGACGGTCGTATCCACCATCCGTACCCAGCCCTCGATGATCGCCGACGAACTGCGCCGCCAGGCCGACGTCTTCCTCGATCTCGAGGAGCTGCGCGAGCACATCTGCCGCGAGGGTCCGCCGCGGCCACGCCGGGAGCCGGGGGAACGCTATCCCCGCCGCGACGAGGATGACGGCGACGACGAAGGCCCGCTGGATCCCGCCGACATTCTCTGATGTCCCACCTGCCGCCGGAGCCGCCGCGCGATTGCGCGCTTTGCCCGCGTCTCGTCGCCTACCGGCGGGAGAACGCGGCAAGAGAGCCCGGCTGGTTCAACGGCGCGGTGCCGAGCTTTGCACCGCCGGACGGGGATGCGGCAGTGCGGCTGCTGATCGTCGGCCTCGCGCCCGGCGTCACGGGCGCGAACCGCACCGGCCGGCCCTTCACCGGCGACTATGCGGGCGACCTGCTCTACGCCACGCTGAAGGCGCATGGCCTTGCCGAGGGGGAGTATCTCCAGCATCCGGGCGACGGCCTGGCGCTGCGCGGCGCGATGATCACCAACGCCGTGCGCTGCGTCCCCCCGCAGAACAAGCCAACGACGGCCGAGATCCGCACCTGCGCGCGGTTTCTCAAGGCGCGGGTCGAGGCGCTGCCCGGGCTTCGCGCGATCGTCGCGCTGGGACGGATCGCGCATGACGCCGTCCTCGACGTGACGGCTACGCGCCGCGCCGCGCATCCCTTCGCACACGGGGCCCGGCACGTGCTGCCCTCCGGGACCGTCCTGCACGACAGCTACCATTGCTCCCGCTACAACACGAACACGCGGCGCCTCACGCCGGAAATGTTCGATGCCGTCTTCCGGGCGGTGCGCGCCGACCTCAGCGCCTGACGCGATAGGCGTAGCGGTACGCCTCCTCGAACCCCGCGGCGGCATAGAGTGCGTTGGCGGCGGCGTTCTCCACCTCGACCTGAAGCGCCATGCGCGCGGCCTCCATCGAAACCGCCCAGCGCCCGATCGCGGCGAGGACCGCGCGCCCCACACCGCGCCCGCGCGCGTCGGGCAGCGTCCGCATCCCCTGCACCACCGCCGTGTCGCCCCTCAGCACGCCCATGCCGAGACCCACCGGCGCCGCCCCCTCGCGCGCCAGCACATAGAGGCGCGGCACGGGCACGCGCCCCATGATCTCCGCCCGCACGGCAAGGTCTGCCGCGTTCGCATCGCGGGCATAGGCCTCCGCCCACTCCGCGCCCCGGTCGCTCGCAAGATCGATGGACACCGCATCCGGGGCCACCAGCGCCGCCACCCGTGCGGGGTCTCCCAGGCAAACGCGCGTCTCCTTGGCGCGCACATACCTGCGCGCCGCGAGCCGCCCATCGAGGTCCTTCGGCTGCGTCACCGGCATCATCATGAAGGTCGCGGGCAGCCCCCGTGCGGTGTAGAAGCCCTCCGCCGCGCCGATGGCGGCATCGAGGTCACCGCCGGTCCAGGCCGCCGCATAAACCGAGTTCGCACGGTCCGACACCCCGCGCGTCGCGCGCATCCGCCAGCCCTC
It contains:
- a CDS encoding LabA-like NYN domain-containing protein; the encoded protein is MNIYPHERIAVFIDGSNLYAAARALNLDIDYRRLRAHFAAQGRLVRAFYYTAIMEDTEYSPLRPLVDWLDYNGYMMVTKPTKRFTDAQGREKIKGNMDIELAIDAMEMAEHLDHIVIFSGDGDFRSLVEAVQRKGVRVTVVSTIRTQPSMIADELRRQADVFLDLEELREHICREGPPRPRREPGERYPRRDEDDGDDEGPLDPADIL
- a CDS encoding uracil-DNA glycosylase; protein product: MSHLPPEPPRDCALCPRLVAYRRENAAREPGWFNGAVPSFAPPDGDAAVRLLIVGLAPGVTGANRTGRPFTGDYAGDLLYATLKAHGLAEGEYLQHPGDGLALRGAMITNAVRCVPPQNKPTTAEIRTCARFLKARVEALPGLRAIVALGRIAHDAVLDVTATRRAAHPFAHGARHVLPSGTVLHDSYHCSRYNTNTRRLTPEMFDAVFRAVRADLSA
- a CDS encoding GNAT family N-acetyltransferase, giving the protein MAAPAGPLDAAEIARLEEQFFTCWPADETVEHEGWRMRATRGVSDRANSVYAAAWTGGDLDAAIGAAEGFYTARGLPATFMMMPVTQPKDLDGRLAARRYVRAKETRVCLGDPARVAALVAPDAVSIDLASDRGAEWAEAYARDANAADLAVRAEIMGRVPVPRLYVLAREGAAPVGLGMGVLRGDTAVVQGMRTLPDARGRGVGRAVLAAIGRWAVSMEAARMALQVEVENAAANALYAAAGFEEAYRYAYRVRR